One Calditrichota bacterium genomic window carries:
- a CDS encoding UPF0164 family protein, with protein sequence MKRFIVILVGLIISSFLGLSLSTAQTVKSGTTAAQFLKIGIGARSVGMGEAFVATADDISAIYWNPSGLANLVNNEAIFFHTDWLAGINYDFAAFSVPLGEWGTFGGFFSALTVPDDKVRTVHDPEGTGELFGASDIALGISYARKITDRFSFGMNVKYIKEKIWNMSSSAMAMDIGTIYRSQFHDLRIGMMMSNFGTQMQMSGRNALLFVDIDPTIDGNNEMIRAHLEMEKWDIPLQFRVGMAFDPIKNGLMRLTVGADAVHPNDNNEFVNTGFEYAFKEMLFLRGGYRGYGMDQLEGGLTLGGGFQYRFGGAAKIRLDYAYVDYGRLSSVNRYSISVEF encoded by the coding sequence ATGAAACGGTTCATTGTTATACTGGTGGGATTGATTATTTCCAGCTTTTTGGGATTATCCCTTTCTACCGCTCAAACAGTTAAATCGGGTACGACGGCTGCCCAATTTCTCAAGATTGGAATCGGTGCACGCTCTGTAGGGATGGGTGAAGCCTTTGTGGCAACCGCCGATGATATCAGCGCTATTTACTGGAATCCCTCGGGTCTGGCAAATTTAGTGAATAATGAGGCGATTTTTTTCCACACGGATTGGCTGGCCGGAATTAATTATGATTTTGCCGCTTTTTCCGTGCCTCTGGGGGAATGGGGAACATTTGGCGGCTTCTTTTCCGCTCTTACGGTTCCGGATGACAAAGTGCGTACCGTCCACGATCCGGAGGGCACGGGCGAGCTTTTTGGAGCGTCCGATATTGCCCTGGGAATCTCGTATGCGCGAAAAATTACGGATCGATTCTCTTTTGGAATGAACGTAAAGTACATTAAAGAAAAAATCTGGAACATGTCGTCCAGTGCGATGGCAATGGATATTGGCACCATCTACCGAAGCCAATTTCACGATCTGCGCATTGGAATGATGATGTCCAACTTTGGAACGCAGATGCAGATGTCGGGTCGGAATGCACTCCTGTTTGTAGATATCGACCCGACCATTGATGGAAACAATGAAATGATTCGCGCACATCTGGAAATGGAAAAGTGGGATATTCCCCTCCAGTTTCGTGTGGGGATGGCGTTTGATCCCATTAAGAATGGTTTGATGCGTTTAACGGTGGGTGCGGATGCGGTTCATCCGAATGATAACAATGAATTCGTGAATACCGGATTTGAATATGCGTTCAAAGAGATGCTCTTTCTGCGCGGCGGATATCGGGGTTACGGAATGGATCAATTGGAAGGCGGTCTTACGCTGGGAGGCGGTTTTCAGTACCGGTTTGGCGGAGCGGCCAAAATTCGCCTGGATTATGCGTATGTGGATTATGGACGTCTGAGTTCTGTAAACCGGTATTCAATTAGCGTCGAGTTTTAA